The genomic interval cattcagctatgttcagaaggtctctggatgcggcagtgtgttgctggctcgttgttcggctatgttcggaaggtctctggatacggcagtgtgttgctggctcgtccggctggttgatcttccaagtccgcgtagtgtagtggtggctggtcaggagctgtatgttgattggtctgctgctgtgtgtcgacgcttgctgctttgggtcgactggcgttgtttgggttgtacctccttttatagtgtttctggaatcgcctgaccgatggtggtggtttgttgatgcgtaaaaaggaatgcacttttgtcgaggcgtagaattttctggaacgcttgatggaagtggttattgatgcgtgcaagcatttagttgttgatgcgtacgaaaggaatttgctttcgtcgaggcgtagaattttctggaatgcttgatggaagtggttattgatgcgtacgagaggaatttgctttcgtcgaggcgtagaattttctggaatgcttgatgctgttccgctcgatgtattttgttgttgcggaatattctcgaaggtttcgatgacgatgacgacgacgagattcctacaggtgctttaaaaaaatgggggagcgaatgagacgacaatcttgacagctggatgtggagtcatgcgcgatccactacacatagaacggtcatccagcaccacaagacatacaccacctcagcaccatcatcatcatcatcatcaaggccccgtccgtccccacgagcgtcgtcacgccgagacgggcggtagcgctacaacacctccacgagccacaacgactcacagtccagctcggagtatcatcaaccacatcgatgcccctgccgcccccgccgccccaccaaccgacatcagcctcggaagagcggcgccgccgcagcatcgcatcgcatcggcgcgaccatcggaccacccacggACCACCCaaagacggatacgatacgttgacggatgttgctgtaaggtatgaacaggaaatgtcgggtactgctgtaagcctaccgtggcgtaaacgtgaccaAACCAAATgtactatggaggatgaacgaatgagacgactggcatgttaatgcacgtgtttattatatgacagctgaagacagagtgagtagtggctctccgaacccagccgggttggtccccactcgcaggaaggcaaccaaactcgaccatctcgtataagcgagccgccacatcactcccccccccagcatcagcgataccaaaattacaaagaaacaaattttacaatagaaaaaaaattattgttacacaaagaaagagaaaaaaattattgagtagggagaaaaaaattgttgacgtgggtcatccgctgtgtaggtgtaccgccctgaatggtcggtagattcgagggcggtgacgtcgcgagcaggacggtggctggtccgatggtcgcgccgatgcgatgctgcggcggcgccgctcttccgaggctgatgtcggttggtggggcggcgggggcggcaggggcatcgatgtggttgatgatactccgagctggactgtgagtcgttgtggctcgtggaggtgttgtagcgctaccgcccgtctcggcgtgacgacgctcgtggggacggacggggccttgatgatgatgatggtgctgaggtggtgtgtgatgaatcttgtggtgctggatgaccgttctatgtgtagtggatcgcgcatgattccacatccagctgtcaagatcgtcgtctcattcgctcccccatttttttgcacctgtcatcgacgttgtggctggactccaggtaggtaggtaggtaggtagccgtgtctgctcgtttattgtcacccgcgggccgcggcgtgctgtgttgatggcgatgggggcgcggcgggtagctggtAGCGGGTAGCCTGGCTcagcgaggcagggatgagcggcatgttgaaattgatcgaggctgcgtggctcgatgtcgggggtcaccagtatggaggatgaacgaatgagacgactggcatgttaatgcacgtgtttattatatgacagctgaagacagagtgagtagtggctctccgaacccagccgggttggtccccactcgcaggaaggcaatcAAACTCGACCAtctcgtataagcgagccgccacaatatattaaattatctttatatgagaattaaataaaattccacttagaaaaatcatattttgactattgttgtggattaataacaaaaattaggtaagctagttatcaatagaatttttgttattaatccacaagaatagtcgaaatatgatttttctaagtgcaattttatttaattttaccgaTTCAAAGttaagcacacttccaattaacccttttaaacgaaaacaaaaatagtgtgcTCAGAACACTAtgccaataaacatgtttttatagaaaaaactcgatataaaatagtattaatagtgggaaaaaatctcaagtaaaaatacgtacttttgacttttgatttgaactggacgacgagagatttgaaagctgaaaacaactacaaatgaaagataaaatacccgactatagattccaataatcattttgaacagaaaattgacatattttgagacatcgacctaacaacaccaagatatagagaaatcgcgcgatttaaaaaacacatatatctccgaatctcgagccaatcaatattttttattaccagaaccaaaaaaaaagtcgtcatttgtcgacaAGTGTTATTTActgaacaaaaatgaataaattactgttcgtttattatattctactgATCATTTGGATAAAGTAActgatcaattttataattaattactgataaatttttaatttttttacagacCACTTGGAATTATAAAATAACCAAATAATTTTTTGCCcaacatttctctggtataaCTAGTTCCAAATTTagaccaaaaaaaaattgcaggGCGAAGGCGAGTCGTCCGGTTGCTGTCAGAGTTCGATACAGgaacgatggagtgcaggctttgtcttggattaGCTCCGGCCgaatcttccgtctccatcttcggcgatcctcatccagagcatctggagcaacgcattcggacctgctgtcaaatttatgtaggttacaggttacaattgtcgtggacccaattggttctcccaactcttctcaccgctcaATCCTACTTCTTTCAtttgcaggttaaaagaggcgatgggttgccagacacagtgtgtctttcgtgtaagaacaatctggaattattgatcagctttcgaaaggcttgttttcgaagcaacgaaacgtctcaactgaggttagatgattgcttaaagatcaagactgaagaagttttattggaagatgtaatatgggacgatgagccttcactagcaacaattcaccgaaagaatagtgaaatttgtttaaagccaAAAAAGTTGTCATGTTCTTACAGATCTTACCTCGAGCAACATAAAACAATGTATTCTGGtttaaaactacacaaatgtgacatttgtttaaaatcatatgttcgtaaatatgatcttgtgtcacatttgagatctcacacgggggaaaagccttacaagtgtgaaatttgtctaaaatcattttctcgaaaattttacctcgtgtcacataaaaaatttcatgccgagataaaatcacacaaatgtgatatttgtttaaaatcatttattcataaaaatttaCTTATGATACATTCAAGATcacacacgggggaaaagccttacaagtgtgaaatttgtttaaaattatttattcgaaaagatACACTTGTCcaacatttaagaactcacacgggggaaacgccttacaagtgtgaaatctgTCTAAAACAATTTAGTCAAAAATCTAGTCTcgacaaacataaaaaaatgcatgctgggataaaaccacacaaatgtgatttttgtttaaaatcattttctcacaaatcttACCTCGAGCAACATAAAACAATACATTCTGGtttaaaactacacaaatgtgacatttgtttaaaatcatatattcgtaaatatgatcttgtgtcacatttgagatctcacacgggggaaaagccttacaagtgtgcaatttgtttaaaatcattttctgaaaaatctTACCTCaagcaacataaaaaattgcatgctgagataaaaccacacaaatgtgacatttgtttaaaatcatatgttcgtaaatatgattttgtgtcacatttgagatctcacacgggggaaaagccttacgagtgtgaaatttgtttaaaatcattttctcgaaaatttcACCTCGTAtcacataaaaaatttcatgctgagataaaatcacacaaatgtgacatttgtttaaaatcatttattcataaaaatttaCTTATGATACATTCAAGATCACACACGggagaaaagccttacaagtgtgaaatttgtttaaaattatttattcgaaaagatACACTTGCCcaacatttaagaactcacacgggggaaacgccttacaagtgtgaaatttgtctaaaacaatttactcaaaaatctagtctcaacaaacataaaaaaatgcatgctgggataaaatcacacaaatgtgatttttgtttaaaatcattttctcacaaatcttACCTCGAGCAACATAAAACAATACATTCTGGtttaaaactacacaaatgtcacatttgtttaaaatcatttattcgaaaaaatacacttgtcagacatttaaaaactcatatgggtgaaaagccttacaagtgtgatatttgtttaaaatcattttctgaaaaatctaacctcaagcaacataaaaaattgcatgctggtataaaaccacacaaatgaaGGCCTCGGGGCAATTTAGTGCCAACCCTCATTTTGGTAGTTTTGAGATatgtaaatcaattttaaactttgttcataaatcaaaacacgtacttttttgaaaactttttatttgtatttgctTAAATGACATCCTTAATAATACTAGtaacataaataaatgaaaacctatatattatacaatatattaaacataaaatggTGCATATCAAAAATTGTGGGTTGACACTATTttccaccatttttttttaataattagatacaaagaaataaaataactcCGAAATGAGTGACTAAGTGgcaccaataaaataaaattaaagtggcgaaaattagtcacgaaaaaactggtcacacccaaaaattcgaccaatttttaatttttgggtgtgaccagttttagtctgaccgatctagagcgaccggttgtcctgtgaccggttcacatttgactagtactCACCGAACCGGTGTCTATGGTGCCGCCCTCTCGTGACATTTCTTCTCATTGCAATTTTAagagaaatgaaaattaaatacacagatcTTTTAGTTGgcttacttgttttatttattttaatttttatgatttttatttattggacgaaattgaaataattttggtAAGCATTCTCCATCATCTTAAACCAGAGGTCGGCAAACCGCGGCTCTTCGGCCAAAGTGCTCTGAAATTGTAGCAATTTCAACAGATGGGGTGATAAGTATGACCAGCGTATGAAAAGGGTTTGTTGCtattttgaaaggaaaaattaatCTCGAGGTACTTGCTTACAATTGCGTCATTCATCAAGAATCGCTTTGTGTGCAGACATTTCcagaaaaaaattgcaaagtaATGGAATCGGTGATTAAagatctgttcatacctatccagtacGACCCATATCcggcaggtgtcatgcaagtgcgaatagtattctttggtacatactccattcgcgcatttacgcattcatgcgcatccatatagaatgtaccaagctatcatactaacgagaacccgagtgccagatattccatattTACGTTTTTCgcggcaacgattgtcgtgagCGCCATCACAATGTGCTAAATAAACCGTTTACCAGTCTCCAAAGAGGGTAATTTGATTATGCgtcacatcacgatcgcccaaaagacaatttttgccatgaaaatcgcgaatatggaatattggaaatccaataatcaccgaacctccaAAGAAGcgtttcggtgattactggtcacaaaggaCTCGTCacaacgtcactaaaatctctaaaggtctgttcatacctagtcggcacgaaccgacttcagcatgtatccggccgtacgaaaagtattctttggtactgtggcggctcgcttatacgacatggtcgagtttggttgccttcctgcgagtggggaccaacccgactgggttcggagagccactactcactctgtcttcagctgtcatataataaacacgtgcattaacatgccagtcgtctcattcgttcatcctccatactggtgacccccgacatcgagccacgcagcctcgatcaatttcaacatgccgctcatccctgcctcgatGAGCCAGGCTACCCGCTaccagctacccgccgcgcccccatcgccatcaacacagcacgccgcggcccgcgggtgacaataaacgagcagacacggctacctacctacctacctacttggagtccagccacaacgtcgatgacaggtgcaaaaaatgggggagcgaatgagacgacgatcttgacagctggatgtggagtcatgcgcgatccactacacatagaacggtcatccagcaccacaagacatacaccacctcagcaccatcatcatcatcatcatcaaggccccgtccgtccccacgagcgtcgtcacgccgagacgggcggtagcgctacaacacctccacgaaccacaacgactcacagtccagctcggagtatcatcaaccacatcgatgcccctgccgcccccgccgcctcaccaaccgacatcagcctcggaagagcggcgccgccgcagcatcgcatcggcgcgaccatcggaccagccaccgtcctgctcgcgacgtcaccgccctcgaatctaccgaccattcagggcggtacacctacacagcggatgacccacgtcaacatttttttttctccccactcaataatttttttctctttctttgtgtaacaataatttttttctattgtaaaatttgtttctttgtaattttggtatcgctgatgctgggggggggagtgatgtggcggctcgcttatacgacatggtcgagtttggttgccttcctgcgagtggggaccaacccggctgggttcggagagccactactcactctgtcttcagctgtcatataataaacacgtgcattaacatgccagtcgtctcattcgttcatcctccatagtacATTTGGTTtggtcacgtttacgccacggtaggcttacagcagtacccgacatttcctgttcatttcctgttcatacagcaacatccgtcaacgtatcgtatccgtctttttggccatcgtggagatatacacgcgaattacgtgccataaGTCtaccgctttgctgttttgaaCCAATTATcaatagtgacagttgacagctgttcaatctttcgacatggtttcggcgcaaatatttaaaaaataataaaaaaaaattttacggaaatatttaaaaaaaaattgtccatcatccacaagctccttatacagtgtccaaaactcttcttcggtttttttctatttttactttatttaacatgggatgcacatcaaaacgcctccgtgcttttttattgccttcttgagcttcttcttccaacaacaacgcgattatacataatttttcgttcgataaacgccgaaacatttttgctaatttttaattttgctgAAGAATGATTCTGCATCATCTTTTAAAAACATTAGATGTTCGAAGTACCACAATTTTgtgtcggaaacaaattgatgcatgatttaaaataaagttacaatacatGTAGACATgtagtaataatttatttgaatcaggaatccggaactgaaaaagaaatttaaataaaatactgattaAAAAGGATTTAtaaatcactatttttttttttcgtttaaaagggttaattggtggtgtgctgaactttaaatcggtaaaattgcgagcaaaaagctcttACTAGTATTtatacgaatctgaattgaatttatagggataatatattaaattatctttatatgagaattaaataaaattccacttagaaaaatcatatttccactattcttgtggattaataacaaaaattaggtaagctagttatcaatagaatttttgttattaatccacaagaatagtcgaaatatgatttttctaagtgcaattttatttaattttaccgaTTCAAAGttaagcacacttccaattaacccttttaaacgaaaacaaaaatagtgtgcTCAGAACACTAtgccaataaacatgtttttatagaaaaaactcgatataaaatagtattaatagtgggaaaaaatctcaagtaaaaatacgtacttttgatttgaactggacgacgagagatttgaaagctgaaaactactacaaatgaaagataaaatacccgactatagattccaataatcattttgaacagaaaattaacatattttgagacatcgacctaacaacaccaagatatagaaaaatcgcgcgatttaaaaaacacatatatctccgaatctcgagccaatcaacattttttattaccagattagtatttactgggcatatgtctataagaaaagtcatatctcgtctctgaacccaaaaaaaagtcgtcatttgtcgacaACAGTGTTATTTactgaataaaaatgaataaattactgttcgtttattatattctactgATCATTTGGATAAAGTAActgatcaattttataattaattactgataaatttttaatttttttacagacCACATGGAATTATAAAATAACCAAATAATTTTTTGCCcaacatttctctggtataaCTAGTTCCAAATTTagaccaaaaaaaaattgcaggGCGAAGGCGAGTCGTCCGGTTGCTGTCAGAGTTCGATACAGgaacgatggagtgcaggctttgtcttggattaACTCCGGCCgaatcttccgtctccatcttcggcgatcctcatccagagcatctggagcaacgcattcggacctgctgtcaaatttatgtaggttacaggttacaattgtcgtggacccaattggttctcccaactcttctcaccgctcaATCCTACTTCTTTCAtttgcaggttaaaagaggcgatgggttgccagacacagtgtgtctttcgtgtaagaacaatctggaattattgatcagctttcgaaaggcttgttttcgaagcaacgaaacgtctcaactgaggttagatgattgcttgaagatcaagactgaagaagttttattggaagatgtaatatgggacgatgagccttcactagcaacaattcaccgaaagaatagtgaaatttgtttaaagccaAAAAAGTTGTCATTTTCTAACAAATCTTACCTCGAGCAACATAAAACAATGCATTCTGGtttaaaactacacaaatgtgacatttgtttaaaatcatatgttcgtaaatatgatcttgtgtcacatttgagatctcacacgggggaaaagccttacaagtgtgaaatttgtctaaaatcatttactcaaaaatcgaGTCTCGAGAACCATAAAACATTGCATTCTGGGATGCtacacaaatgtcacatttgtttaaaatcatttattcgaaaaaatacaCTTGTCAAACATTTTAGAACTCACACGGATgtaaagccttacaagtgtgaaatttgtttaaaatcattttctgaaaaatctaacctcaagcaacataaaaatttgcatgctgggataaaaccacacaaatgtgacatttgtttaaaatcatatgttcggaAACATgatcttgtgtcacatttgagatctcacaggGGGGAAAAGCCTCACAAGTGtgcaatttgtttaaaatcattttctgaaaaatctTACCTCaagcaacataaaaaattgcatgctgagataaaaccacacaaatgtgacatttgtttaaaatcatatgttcgtaaatatgatcttgtgtcacatttgagatctcacacgggggaaaagccttacaagtgtgaaatttgtttaaaatcattttctcgaaaattttacctcgtgtcacataaaaaatttcatgctgagataaaatcacacaaatgtgacatttgtttaaaatcatttattcataaaaatttaCTTATGATACATTCAAGATcacacacgggggaaaagccttacaagtgtgaaatttgtttaaaattatttattcgaaaagatACACTTGTCcaacatttaagaactcacacgggggaaacgccttacaagtgtgaaatttgtctaaaacaatttactcaaaaatctagtctcgacaaacataaaaaaatgcatgctgggataaaaccacacaaatgtgatttttgtttaaaatcattttctcacaaatcttACCTCGAGCAACATAAAACAATACATTCTGGTTTAAAactatacaaatgtgacatttgtttaaaatcatatattcgtaaatatgatcttgtgtcacatttgagatctcacacgggggaaaagccttacaagtgtgaaatttgtctaaaatcatttactcaaaaatctagtcTCGACAAACATAAAACCTTGCATTCTGGGATACtacacaaatgtcacatttgtttaaaatcatttattcgaaaaaatacacttgtcagacatttaaaaactcatatgggtgaaaagccttacaagtgtgatatttgtttaaaatcattttctgaaaaatctaacctcaagcaacataaaaatttgcatgctgggataaaaccacacaaatgtgacatttgtttaaaatcattttttaaaaagtcTAACCTCGaggaacataaaaaattgcatgctggtataaaaccacacaaatgaaGGCCTCGGGGCAATTTAGTGCCAACCCTCATTTTGGTAGTTTTGAGATatgtaaatcaattttaaactttgttcataaatcaaaacacatacttttttgaaaactttttatttgtatttgctTAAATGACATCCTTAATAATACTagtaacataaaaaaatgaaaacatatatattatacaatatattaaacataaaatggTGCATATCAAAAATTGTGGGTTGACACTATTttccaccattttttttaataattagatacaaagaaataaaataactcCGAAATGAGTGAATAAGTGgcaccaataaaataaaataaaagtggcgaaaattagtcacgaaaaaactggtcacacccaaaaattcgaccaatttttaatttttgggtgtgaccaattttctcgtgaccagttttagtctgaccgatctagagcgaccggttgtcctgtgaccggttcacatttgactagtactCACCGAATCGGTGTCTATCGTGCCGCCCTCTCGTGACATTTCTTCACATTGCAATTTTAagagaaatgaaaattaaatacacagatcTTTTAGTTGgcttacttgttttatttattttaatttttatgatttttatttattggaagaaattgaaataattttggtAAGCATTCTCCATCATCTTAAACCAGGGGTCGGCAAACCGCGGCTCTTCGGCCAAAGTGCTCTAAAATTGTAGCAATTTCAACAGATGGGGCGATAAGTATGAACAGCGTAAGAAAAGGGTTTGTTGCtattttgaaaggaaaaattaatCGCAAGGCAAAATTGGcctacttatacattacaggccatgacgatacggcgcaatattgcttacgtcgtattgtcgagttcATACAATATGACTGCATACACGTAAATTCGTAGCTACGcatcagaatacaagtcagcaaaaatttttcggcgtttatcgaacgaaaaattatgtataatcgcgttattgttggaagaagaagctcaagaaggcaataaaaaagcacggaggcgttttgatgtgcattccAAAGTGCTGTtagcgtgacgtgaccgcgacgtgtaggtagatatgaatagaaatgtaataaaatgacatatttgaaacggagtcgtgcagttctgttaagtatgaacagaccttaaaacggaacatctggcagccgaaaagtccatcatactaacgagaacttgagtgccgaATATTATgttttcgcgattttcatggcaaaaactgtatttgtgaccaccgcaatgtgacaaataatccaattaccaaagaggcatcaaacatttttttcgtCTGGCACCACAGGATCGAACAGCGCATGGTAGCACTGAACCGGTGTCAGTCGACCGGAGCGGGGTGTATCTGCCACTCCACCAGTCGAGCGTCTCTCTTATCTCTCGTCTGTTCTGTCTGACAGGAAAACTACCCTCAACCGATCATTTCACAATGGCTTACAGCAACAGTAAGTACACCGACGACCGGAACTTCCAAGACCGGATATTTCGGAGCTGGACATCTGAGAACACCCGCTATCCATATATGGACATCCTTTTGCATTACTCACCGAACCCCCCCACCATTGTCGTTTCCCCTTCAAAACgctatcaaattaaatattacaacAATTGACATCGTTTCGTATGCGAACATACCGATTTTTGCGATATCCGGTTTATGCCGGTCTAATAACCTTTCGTCGCCGAACCGACTCGTCACACTTTCGTTGCAATCTCCATATATGGCATTTGCATATCGTTCATGAATAATTGAATGTCAAATTtcgcgcaatttttttttcttataagaATCTTGTATTTATTCCGCGCTCGTTCAAATGGAAATTCACCAGTAGGTtatgttttattgaatttatgtcatttcaatgctatttttttctattaatatttcatacaacctcaaagtaaattttttgatgtttttttttttgtatgaaaagttATACAAAATTGTCATTAATTAAAACCAACACTTTTTCGGATCAACTAAAATACATCATCATGGTttgattttaaaagtttttcatataattttttgctcTTTGTGGTACATTCGCAACTAATCAACAGAAATATACtacttttaattttgaatgtaaACTATTCAGATTCCACACGAAATACAACCAATGTATTGTAAATAATGCTATGTTTCTTGATTTCAATAATATAGTACAGAAACATAACGTCTCCGTTTTGTGGTGGTGGCCAACTACTGGTTTCATCATATTTACAGCACATAACCCAATGCCAAATACTGTTTATTCACGTACTTTAATGACTTGTaccctaatatatatgtacacgatTAAATGAGTTTGTTTTTATAATCATATGACTCGCTTCgatagtattataaatatatgaccTCTTTCAATTACTGTtagatggaattttttttagtaacaatagatgaagttttgtgatcatgcgaaaattcgaactcgagattttgaatgattcgaattcagaatcgatcactgatcacgttttcatgatatagaaaaatgtgtgtgtgtgtgtttgtcagtgtattttggggatattttgaacgccgttaatcctatcgagctgaaacttagtatcggttactgaatttctaatcgatacgacgtaaatttttttcaaatttttaagttgactggaaatggtacctctccttataggtgtcctcttttttttaagtttttgaattcaattatctcccaaaccgctaaacgAATCATACTGAAATGttcttacatgtaatagaaattataaattgtataccctaatatttttacctgaaccggaagtagtacttttactctatagaatcaaggtttttt from Arctopsyche grandis isolate Sample6627 chromosome 9, ASM5162203v2, whole genome shotgun sequence carries:
- the LOC143917121 gene encoding uncharacterized protein LOC143917121, giving the protein MECRLCLGLAPAESSVSIFGDPHPEHLEQRIRTCCQIYVKRGDGLPDTVCLSCKNNLELLISFRKACFRSNETSQLRLDDCLKIKTEEVLLEDVIWDDEPSLATIHRKNSEICLKPKKLSCSYRSYLEQHKTMYSGLKLHKCDICLKSYVRKYDLVSHLRSHTGEKPYKCEICLKSFSRKFYLVSHKKFHAEIKSHKCDICLKSFIHKNLLMIHSRSHTGEKPYKCEICLKLFIRKDTLVQHLRTHTGETPYKCEICLKQFSQKSSLDKHKKMHAGIKPHKCDFCLKSFSHKSYLEQHKTIHSGLKLHKCDICLKSYIRKYDLVSHLRSHTGEKPYKCAICLKSFSEKSYLKQHKKLHAEIKPHKCDICLKSYVRKYDFVSHLRSHTGEKPYECEICLKSFSRKFHLVSHKKFHAEIKSHKCDICLKSFIHKNLLMIHSRSHTGEKPYKCEICLKLFIRKDTLAQHLRTHTGETPYKCEICLKQFTQKSSLNKHKKMHAGIKSHKCDFCLKSFSHKSYLEQHKTIHSGLKLHKCHICLKSFIRKNTLVRHLKTHMGEKPYKCDICLKSFSEKSNLKQHKKLHAGIKPHK
- the LOC143916503 gene encoding uncharacterized protein LOC143916503 yields the protein MECRLCLGLTPAESSVSIFGDPHPEHLEQRIRTCCQIYVKRGDGLPDTVCLSCKNNLELLISFRKACFRSNETSQLRLDDCLKIKTEEVLLEDVIWDDEPSLATIHRKNSEICLKPKKLSFSNKSYLEQHKTMHSGLKLHKCDICLKSYVRKYDLVSHLRSHTGEKPYKCEICLKSFTQKSSLENHKTLHSGMLHKCHICLKSFIRKNTLVKHFRTHTDVKPYKCEICLKSFSEKSNLKQHKNLHAGIKPHKCDICLKSYVRKHDLVSHLRSHRGEKPHKCAICLKSFSEKSYLKQHKKLHAEIKPHKCDICLKSYVRKYDLVSHLRSHTGEKPYKCEICLKSFSRKFYLVSHKKFHAEIKSHKCDICLKSFIHKNLLMIHSRSHTGEKPYKCEICLKLFIRKDTLVQHLRTHTGETPYKCEICLKQFTQKSSLDKHKKMHAGIKPHKCDFCLKSFSHKSYLEQHKTIHSGLKLYKCDICLKSYIRKYDLVSHLRSHTGEKPYKCEICLKSFTQKSSLDKHKTLHSGILHKCHICLKSFIRKNTLVRHLKTHMGEKPYKCDICLKSFSEKSNLKQHKNLHAGIKPHKCDICLKSFFKKSNLEEHKKLHAGIKPHK